The genomic region TACGTGAGAGAACCACCTCCGAGCCGGGGTCATCTGTTGATAACTAAGCACCTTACTGAGCAGTTGTTTCACCTGCAAGATAGGGGGCGAAAGCTGTATATCAAATCTGTCTCCAGAAATCCCGAGTAGTGGTGACGGTGCAATCAACAGCCATACTATTTTGATTTGGTCCCGTAAATACCAATAGTGGCCAGCATATCTGTAGAAATACCACTGATGGAGCGAGATGACTTCGACGAGACGGCCCCTGGCGAAATCATTCCCACGACAACGCCGAAAGGGACGTATTCGGCGTTCCGGCCTGACCCGCTTCCCCCCTCAACTGACACTGAACAGCTCATTACACCGCTGGCCGAGGCGACACAGGCACTTGGACGACTCCACGGTATCGGCCCACGTGTTGGCTCAAGAGAGATCCTGATCGAACCGTTCATTCGAAAAGAAGCCCTGGAATCCTCGCAAATCGAAGGAACACATGCTACCCTCTCGGATATCTACGCCTATGAGGCCGGACAGGAAGCTCTTATCGACGAAGACAGACAGCAGGGCACCCAGGAAGTCGTGAACTATCTACACGCCCTGACGCACGGATTGGATGCGATCACAGCTGGCGATCCAATTACCGTCGAATTGCTGTGCGAAATGCACAACCGGTTGCTTTCGGATGTCCGTGGGGATGAGGCTGACCCAGGTGAACTTCGTACAACCCAGAACTTCATCGGCAGTACGCCATACATCCAAGACGCCAGGTACGTGCCGCCACCACCGAACGAAATCCCTGACCTTCTCGAAGACTTGCTCGAGTATGCGAACCAAGAGACGAATTTACATCCACTCCTCCGAATCGGATTGATTCACTACCAATTCGAGACGATTCATCCGTTTCTCGATGGGAACGGACGACTCGGGCGGCTATTGATCAGTCTCCTCCTACAACGTGACGGTCTTTTGCCCGAGCCGTATCTCTACCTGAGTTCGTATTTCAATGCACGACGTTCGGACTACGTCGATCACCTACTGGCAGTCAGTCAGCGGGGTGAGTGGGAAGAATGGTTGCTGTTCTTTCTACGTGGTGTGCAGTCACAGGCAGATGAAGCTCACCAGCGAGCGAACCTACTGGTCGACCTCCGAGAGGACTATCAACAGCGCTACCAGAGCGAGCGGTCTGAGAATATCCTCGAACTGGTCATGCGACTCTTCGAAGATCCGTACTTGGACGTGAACACAGCAGCCGACTGGTTGGATGTCGAATACAGCACAGCCAACCGACTGATTGGACAACTCGAAGATGACGGGATACTCGAAGAACTCACTGGAAAAGAGCGTAATCGGTTCTACCGTGCAAGCGAAGTCTTCGAGATTATTAACAAGCCAATCGACCAGCTCTAGATCATAGCCTAACAAGAGACGAGCCATATGCATTGAGATGGCCAATCTCAACTACTGGGGAGAGGGGGAAGTCACGTTTTCGGGATCTCAAGTTCTAGGCACTGTCTAGTTTTGGATGACCTCAGTTGGCGTTCGTCCGTCAAGTGCTTGGTTGGGTCGTTCGTGGTTGTAGTGGTGTCTGAAGCGTCGTAGCCACTGTTTCGCGCTGGATTGACTGCCCCTCCAGAAGAAATGAAAGCGGTCGATTCGCATGGTCACAGTCTGGAACCACTTTTCGATGTGGTTCCGGCTTCGGTAGTTGAGCCGACCGCTCAAATCGTGGCGTGAGAGGGCAGTCAGATAGCCGCCAGCATCGGCGAGAAACTCTGTATCGGCGACATCGTGTTTCTGAGTGAGTCGGTGCAGGAACGCCGCCGCGGGGTCGGTCCCGCGGCGGCTGAACACGTCGACCTCTAGCAACAGCTTCGAATCAACGTCGACGGCGGCGTACAGCCACTTCTTTTCGCCGTCAACCTCGATTTGTTTCTCGTCGACCGCGACCCGCGACGGCTCCGCCGTCGGCGGGTCGCTCTGTGCTTCCGATAGCGTGTGAACCCAGTTCCAGACCGCTCCGTGAGAGCGATCGACACCCAGCAAGTCTAAAATTGCGACTGTCTCCCTGATCGACAGCCCCGCCGTGTGGAGACGCACCCCAAACCGCCGGACTGGTGTCGGGGTGCGCTCGTTCTCCCAAACGTCTTGACTGTCCTCGTCTAACGTTTCTCTGAGGAGGTCTGCGAGCTTCATGGACAAAAACTCACTAAGACCTCCTCGCTTCTCAAACTCGCTCAACTAGACAGTGCCTTTACGTGTACCATATGTGTATTTGTGACAATTAATTCTTTCCGAGAGTAGTTAACGCAAATAGATAGTCTGGTAGCTCATTCTATTGACTTAAGAGTCTAACAGACGCAAATCCGCTACTCCTCGGTGGCAGCCTCCCAGCCCTTATGAAAGTACACCAGCGCCATGTCGGAGTCAAAACACTGCCCGGATGGAACGTGCTGAAAGACGTTTTGTTCAGGAATTGGCTCAACCACACCCTCATTGAGTAGACTGGTGACCACCTCACAGCCTCGTGGCTCGTCGATCTCGACAGTATCGGGACGCTGCCGGTCGCGGTCCTGTGCGATCTGTTCGCGCTCGAAGCGCTCGTAGTCTGGAACTGTTTCAGTCGGGTCCATGAAGGAAATCCCTCACCCGACCGGGGAGACACAAAAGTAGCGTTAACCAACAGTCGGGAAGTATTGCGGTCGCTATTGGTTAAGACACCAGCGTGTCATAGAAACGTTCGCAAGACCGAGAGAAACTTCCTCGTCAAGCCGGTTGACGAGGAAGTTAAGGAGTTGGTACTCGTGAATTTCACTGTCTGCTTGCTGCTGTTTGCTAGGCACATTCGCAGCAAGCAGACGTCTCAACTAACCGGCTTTGTGAGGTCCTAAATCTACATAGAGCGTCCGACTCCGGCGTGTCAACAATAGATTTAGATAATGCCCGGAGAAACCAGGATTTGATGGCTATCTCGCTGGTAACGTGGCTCCGTCTGTTCGGTGGTGTCGCCCTCCTTCTGGGAAACAGCTTTTTCGTCACGACCGAGTTCGCGATGACCCGCGTCAGGCAGTTCGAGGAGGCGGAGTTTCTCGGTAATGGACGTGGACTTGAACGCGCCTGGAACATGACCAAGCGGTTGGAGATATTTCTCACAGGCTGTCAGGTGGGGATCACCATCTGCAGTGTCGGCCTGGGAGTGGTCGCTGAACCGGCCGTCACAGCAGTCCTGGGACCGCTACTGGGTGCAGTTGGCGTCACCGGCGGCGGACACACGACACTGTCTGTCCTCCTCGCGTTGGTCGTTGTCAATCTCATGCACGTTATTGTCGGCGAGCAGGCACCCACGTATCTGGGGATCGAGCGTGCCAAGTTCGTCGCCAGGTACGGTTCGGGCCCGCTGTACGCCTGGACAAAGCTCATGTATCCGGTAATCATCTCGGCGGACTGGGTGGCGAAAACGTTGCTGGGCCTCTTCGGCGTTGAGATCTCCCGTTCGTGGACCGAATCGGAGGCCGAAAGCGATCTCGCAACTACTCGGGCCGAACTGCGTAGCGAAATGGGCGAGTCGCTCAGCCGACTCGATATCCCTGAAGAGCGACGGACTGAAGTTATCAACGCTCTCGACATCGGCGCGACGACGGTCAGTGAGATCATGGTTGACCGCAGTGACATCGTCGCGCTCTCGACGACTGACGACTTCGAGACGAACATGGACCGGATCGACGGAATGCCATACGTCCGCTTTCCGTTGATCGAAGGCTCACTGGACTCGTTCGTGGGTGTTGTCTACGCGCCGACGGTGCTGCACAACTACGAAGCGCTGGATTCGGGGACGACCACACTCGAAGAACTGGCAACCTCGCCGCTAACTGTCGCTGCTGAGACGACTATCAGTGACTTCATCGACCGGTGTCAGGCCGAAAGTCAGGAACTCGCCCTCGTGGTTGCAGACGACGATGTCGTGGGTCTCCTCACCGCGACAGACGCCTTCGAGGCAATCACCGGTGAACTCGAAGACCCGATGGATCGCGCGGCCGAGTGACTGTCAGCACAGGCACATCATCGTCAATGTGTACCGAGAGTTCGATGACCTCTCCAGTATCCCGACTCTAGATTATAACGTCGTTATCAGAACCACTCGCGGGCCTTCAGGCGAGCCGTTAGCTGGACGCTCTTGCGGAGTCCGCGGCGGACGACACCGCCCGAATTCGGCACGCCCTCTCCGTCTTCGTACTCCAGTCCCCGGACGACCGTAACGGGGATCTGTTCGTCCGCCTGTCCGAACAGCAACGCCGACCCGGCGGTGAGTTCGTCTGCGACGAGGTCGACACCGCCGACCTTCGGCTCTCCATACAGGTCAGTCTGTCCGAAGTTGTTATCGATCGCCTCGATCCCTGAGCACCCGATCGCCAGATCCATCGAACCCGGGCCGGCAATTTCCGAGTCGGCCAAGACGACAGCCACATCTGCGCCAGTCTGTGCCTCGATTCCCTCGCGGAGGCGACGGGCACTCTCGTCTGGATCTTCAGGTAGTAACGTCATCATCCCGTCCGGACTGTTTGACCAATCGACACCCGCGTTCGTACAGAGTCGACCGTTCCGCTCGGTCACGAGCATCGCTGGGACCTCAGCAAGTGCCTCCTGTGCCGCTTCGGGGTCTACGGCATGTTCCAACAGCACGTCTTCGCCGACCTCTGCAATCGGGATCGCACCGATGACCTCGCTTTCGTCGTAGATGACGGCCACTTCTCGCGGATCGATGCCGGTGATGTCTGCCACCTGGTGGTCGCGGTCAGTGACTTCGACCTCGTCGGCTTCAACGAGTCGGTTCTCGGCGAACGAGACGACCTTCGCGGTGACGACGACGATGTCACCGTCTGTCAGGGGATACTCTGCAGCCGCTGTCTCGACGATCCGGTCGACGAGGTCGTCGTTCGGTTCGACTTGCCCGATATTAAGTCCGTGGAACGTTAGTTCCGTCATCAGTTGAAGATCGGAAACAGCACACTTCAACGCTGAGACGATTGCACATCGCTGGGAATAGACGAGACGTTCTTCGAAACGTGTCCCACTCAGTGTACCGGCGGTATCGGGCAGTCGACGGAACGTAATCACGTCGCACCCACACGGCAGGCGGCTTTATTGGTGCAGGCTGTGTATCGATTCCTGTATGCCCGAAGAAGTCCTGTTCAAGTCAGAAAGTGATCAGAGCCGAGAAGAGATCGCATCGTACCTCCGGAAAGTCGCGGATAATCTCGACAGCGGAAACGCTATCAACCTGAAAGCAGGCTCCGAGTCCGTAACGCTGGATCCCCCTGCCCGACCGACCTTCGAGGTCAAAGCCGAACGTGAAGGGCCGGCAGACAATATGACGGAGCTAAGTGTCGAGTTCGAACTCGAATGGGACGAAAATGATGGCGAGGAGGGCGGCGGAAGTGGTCAGTTAGAAATCGAGTAATCACGCCAACACACGCTGGGAAGTCGATTCAGCGGAACCTATCTAAAACAAATGAAGTCGCTGTGCTGTCCGGTCTCTTTAACTCTTCCTCCTGTTTCTGTCTGGGGGACTGCGTTTACGATACAATCTCTTGGATGTAGAGGTGGGCGTACGCGCTCGCCCACACGATTGAAAGTAGGTCTCCAACGCTTGTAGAGAACACACGCAAAACAGGCGTCACCGAAGCGACGCCCGTCCCTATCTCGGGTAGATAGAGGTTGCTTACACTCCCGATAGCGATCACTGCGATGAGCACGAACTTCCGACGGTAGTTCGTCGTAATCTGCCAGCTAATCCGAAGTGATTTGAGAGGGCCATATTGGCCGATAACGCAGGCCTCCGGTGCGAACCAGAACTTGAACAGCAAGCCGAGAAACGGCACGGCAAAAACGAGCGCACCCACCGCCGCAACCACGGGAAAGCCAACTAGATCTGCGGGATTTCCCGGAATAGCGCCAGCAAGGAGGAGTAGTGGCAGAAACAGAAAGAACGGAACCGTCATTACAGAAAAAACGATAAGCAGTGTTACGCCAATCAACGCCGGTGTCCGGGTGATACTCCGATGGACTCCTTCGCGTATCGTTACAGAGTTATCAGTCAGTTCTCCGGCGACAATTGTTCCCACATAAGCTCGAATCAAGATTATGAACACAAACGCCGTGAGAGCATCGAATACGCCGATTACAGGCATCGGGAGCCCGTTGATGATGTCCGTCTCGAGAAGTCGGTTGGCCAAGATAGTCACACCCGCGAAGGCGATGATCGAGGGGTAGGAGCGAAACAGGCGAACGGACCAGACCAATGCATCAAGGACGGTCCGATTGGTGGTCGTCGTCTCGATGTTTCGGCATTCGAGACAACCACAGCCATCGATATCTTCCCGTGACTTGATCGTTGGTGCCACGTCACACTCGCTTGTGTCGTCACTGGTAGAAGCGCTTCGGACTGGGGGGTCGGTGTGTTCGCTCATTCGGCAGTGATGAACTGTGAGACGGATTCGCCGATAGCGAGTAAAACCGAGGGGGGACCAAGCAGCGAAGCGAACGATTTGAACGCACGTTTGAGACTCGGGCGGTCGTCCTCAGTGCCGAGAAAGAGGAGTGTCGGGTCCTCTGATACGACGTATACACTCATCTCACGGCCTTTCTCCGAATAGCAGGTGTCAGTCACTTCGATTACGCCAGCCGATTCGAGATTCTCCAAATGATAGTGAACGTTCTGCAGGCTCTGGCCGAGTTGCTCAGCGATCCGTGCCGGTGTCGCTGGCGTTTCGTTGAGCAGTTGGAAAATCTCGTACGCAGTCTCGGAGGACAACGCTTCGATTACCTCCCGTGTCGTGTCGTCATCGAGACTCAAGATAGCGGGGTTATCACTTCGTTCGACGGCGGCGTCAGTTTGTGTTGGAAGAAGTCGTGCCATGTGTGTGAGTAGCTGCTGTGGCTGGAGCACGGGATCTGACCCGGCTGGTTGCTGTTCGAAACTATCGGTTGTAATTGTTGGTCGGTGTTTATGTTGATTCCGGGACAGCAGTCAATCGCAAGTAATAGGCCGTGTAGACCGTATAAAAGTACGCGAAGCCGACTGAAGACAAAGCGATCCCAAGAGGGAGCAAGACGGTCATCGGAATCCCTATCTCAATCGGTAATACGTCAGCCGGTCCAGCGTCCGTCAGCGTCAACCGGACG from Haloarcula hispanica ATCC 33960 harbors:
- a CDS encoding IS6 family transposase, with protein sequence MKLADLLRETLDEDSQDVWENERTPTPVRRFGVRLHTAGLSIRETVAILDLLGVDRSHGAVWNWVHTLSEAQSDPPTAEPSRVAVDEKQIEVDGEKKWLYAAVDVDSKLLLEVDVFSRRGTDPAAAFLHRLTQKHDVADTEFLADAGGYLTALSRHDLSGRLNYRSRNHIEKWFQTVTMRIDRFHFFWRGSQSSAKQWLRRFRHHYNHERPNQALDGRTPTEVIQN
- a CDS encoding Fic family protein, coding for MERDDFDETAPGEIIPTTTPKGTYSAFRPDPLPPSTDTEQLITPLAEATQALGRLHGIGPRVGSREILIEPFIRKEALESSQIEGTHATLSDIYAYEAGQEALIDEDRQQGTQEVVNYLHALTHGLDAITAGDPITVELLCEMHNRLLSDVRGDEADPGELRTTQNFIGSTPYIQDARYVPPPPNEIPDLLEDLLEYANQETNLHPLLRIGLIHYQFETIHPFLDGNGRLGRLLISLLLQRDGLLPEPYLYLSSYFNARRSDYVDHLLAVSQRGEWEEWLLFFLRGVQSQADEAHQRANLLVDLREDYQQRYQSERSENILELVMRLFEDPYLDVNTAADWLDVEYSTANRLIGQLEDDGILEELTGKERNRFYRASEVFEIINKPIDQL
- a CDS encoding ArsR/SmtB family transcription factor, producing MARLLPTQTDAAVERSDNPAILSLDDDTTREVIEALSSETAYEIFQLLNETPATPARIAEQLGQSLQNVHYHLENLESAGVIEVTDTCYSEKGREMSVYVVSEDPTLLFLGTEDDRPSLKRAFKSFASLLGPPSVLLAIGESVSQFITAE
- a CDS encoding amphi-Trp domain-containing protein; this encodes MPEEVLFKSESDQSREEIASYLRKVADNLDSGNAINLKAGSESVTLDPPARPTFEVKAEREGPADNMTELSVEFELEWDENDGEEGGGSGQLEIE
- a CDS encoding coenzyme F420-0:L-glutamate ligase, which produces MTELTFHGLNIGQVEPNDDLVDRIVETAAAEYPLTDGDIVVVTAKVVSFAENRLVEADEVEVTDRDHQVADITGIDPREVAVIYDESEVIGAIPIAEVGEDVLLEHAVDPEAAQEALAEVPAMLVTERNGRLCTNAGVDWSNSPDGMMTLLPEDPDESARRLREGIEAQTGADVAVVLADSEIAGPGSMDLAIGCSGIEAIDNNFGQTDLYGEPKVGGVDLVADELTAGSALLFGQADEQIPVTVVRGLEYEDGEGVPNSGGVVRRGLRKSVQLTARLKAREWF
- a CDS encoding CNNM domain-containing protein: MAISLVTWLRLFGGVALLLGNSFFVTTEFAMTRVRQFEEAEFLGNGRGLERAWNMTKRLEIFLTGCQVGITICSVGLGVVAEPAVTAVLGPLLGAVGVTGGGHTTLSVLLALVVVNLMHVIVGEQAPTYLGIERAKFVARYGSGPLYAWTKLMYPVIISADWVAKTLLGLFGVEISRSWTESEAESDLATTRAELRSEMGESLSRLDIPEERRTEVINALDIGATTVSEIMVDRSDIVALSTTDDFETNMDRIDGMPYVRFPLIEGSLDSFVGVVYAPTVLHNYEALDSGTTTLEELATSPLTVAAETTISDFIDRCQAESQELALVVADDDVVGLLTATDAFEAITGELEDPMDRAAE